The following coding sequences lie in one Haladaptatus sp. DJG-WS-42 genomic window:
- a CDS encoding alpha-ketoacid dehydrogenase subunit beta — MSDTQNLTLVQAVRDGLKGEMERDDDVIVMGEDVGKNGGVFRATQGLWDEFGDDRVIDTPLAESGIVGSAIGMAAYGMKPVPEIQFLGFIYPAFDQIVSHAARLRTRSRGRYTCPLVVRAPYGGGIRAPEHHSESKEAFFAHEPGLKVVVPSTPYDTKGLLASAIRDPDPVIFLEPKLIYRAFREEVPNETYTVPLGKAATRREGTDVSVFTWGAMTRPTLEAADELSEEGIDVEVIDLRTLSPLDDEAILESFKKTGRAAVVHEAPLSGGLGGEIAATIQEEALMYQEAPVKRITGFDTPFPLYALENYYLPQVARIKEGIKEAYEF, encoded by the coding sequence ATGAGCGATACGCAAAATCTCACGCTTGTACAGGCGGTCCGCGACGGGCTGAAAGGCGAAATGGAACGCGACGACGACGTTATCGTGATGGGCGAGGACGTTGGGAAAAACGGCGGCGTCTTCCGCGCCACCCAGGGGCTGTGGGACGAGTTCGGTGACGACCGCGTCATCGACACCCCGCTCGCAGAGTCCGGCATCGTCGGGTCGGCCATCGGCATGGCCGCCTACGGCATGAAGCCGGTTCCCGAAATCCAGTTCCTCGGCTTCATCTATCCCGCGTTCGACCAGATCGTGAGCCACGCCGCCCGTCTCCGCACCCGGAGTCGCGGCCGGTACACCTGCCCGCTCGTGGTTCGCGCACCCTACGGCGGCGGTATCCGCGCACCAGAACACCACTCTGAGTCGAAAGAAGCCTTCTTCGCCCACGAACCGGGCCTGAAGGTCGTCGTTCCTTCGACGCCGTACGACACGAAAGGGCTGCTCGCAAGCGCCATCCGCGACCCCGACCCGGTCATCTTCTTAGAGCCGAAGCTCATCTACCGCGCATTCCGCGAAGAGGTACCAAACGAGACGTACACCGTGCCACTCGGCAAGGCCGCAACCCGCCGCGAAGGGACGGACGTGTCGGTGTTCACGTGGGGTGCGATGACCCGACCGACGCTCGAAGCCGCAGACGAACTGTCCGAAGAGGGCATCGACGTCGAAGTCATCGACCTGCGGACGCTCTCGCCGCTCGACGACGAGGCAATCCTCGAATCGTTCAAGAAAACCGGTCGCGCAGCCGTCGTCCACGAGGCCCCGCTTTCAGGTGGTCTCGGTGGCGAAATCGCCGCGACGATTCAAGAAGAGGCGCTCATGTATCAGGAAGCGCCGGTAAAGCGCATCACCGGGTTCGACACGCCGTTCCCGCTCTACGCGCTCGAAAACTACTACCTCCCACAGGTCGCCCGCATCAAGGAAGGCATCAAAGAGGCCTACGAGTTCTAA
- the pdhA gene encoding pyruvate dehydrogenase (acetyl-transferring) E1 component subunit alpha, whose translation MSTLQRDPSDQVQILDDEGNVLEGATVPDLDDETLVSMYQNMTLARRFDQRAVSLQRQGRMGTYPPLSGQEGAQIGSVMALEDEDWMFPSYREHGAALIRGLPLKQTLLYWMGHEDGNKPPEDVNIFTASVPIATQVLHATGAAWASKLKGENKAFICYFGDGATSEGDFHEGLNFAGVFDTPNIFFCNNNQWAISVPRERQTAAKTIAQKAVAYGFEGVQVDGMDPLAVYKVTKDAVDKAKDPQGELRPTLIEAVQYRFGAHTTADDPTVYRDDDEVEHWKKKDPIPRLEKYLRGEGLLDDERVDAIEQEIEDDVAEAIAAAEAVPRPSPDEIFAHVFEEMPARVRAQWEDFEQLREMYGDDKLLEE comes from the coding sequence GTGAGCACGCTTCAGCGTGACCCCAGCGACCAGGTACAGATTCTCGACGATGAGGGCAACGTCTTAGAAGGTGCAACCGTCCCCGACCTCGACGACGAGACACTCGTGAGCATGTACCAGAACATGACACTCGCTCGTCGATTCGACCAGCGGGCGGTCAGTCTCCAGCGCCAAGGCCGGATGGGAACCTACCCCCCACTCTCGGGGCAGGAAGGGGCCCAGATTGGCAGCGTCATGGCACTCGAAGACGAAGACTGGATGTTCCCCTCCTACCGCGAACACGGTGCCGCACTCATTCGCGGCCTGCCACTCAAGCAGACACTCCTCTACTGGATGGGCCACGAAGACGGCAACAAACCGCCGGAAGACGTGAACATCTTCACTGCCTCCGTCCCGATTGCGACGCAGGTGCTCCACGCCACCGGCGCGGCGTGGGCCTCGAAGCTCAAAGGCGAGAACAAAGCGTTCATCTGTTACTTCGGTGACGGCGCGACGAGCGAAGGCGACTTCCACGAAGGGCTCAACTTCGCGGGCGTCTTCGACACGCCGAACATCTTCTTCTGTAACAACAACCAGTGGGCGATTTCCGTGCCCCGCGAACGCCAGACTGCGGCGAAAACCATCGCCCAGAAAGCCGTTGCCTACGGCTTCGAGGGCGTCCAGGTGGACGGCATGGACCCACTCGCCGTCTACAAGGTCACGAAAGACGCCGTGGACAAGGCAAAAGACCCACAGGGCGAACTCCGGCCGACGCTCATCGAGGCCGTCCAATACCGCTTCGGTGCGCACACGACGGCCGACGACCCGACCGTCTACCGCGACGACGACGAGGTCGAACACTGGAAAAAGAAGGACCCAATCCCGCGCTTAGAGAAGTACCTCCGCGGCGAGGGACTCTTAGACGACGAGAGAGTGGACGCAATCGAGCAGGAAATCGAAGACGACGTGGCAGAAGCCATCGCCGCGGCAGAGGCCGTCCCGCGGCCGTCGCCCGACGAAATCTTCGCCCACGTCTTCGAGGAGATGCCCGCCCGCGTCCGCGCCCAGTGGGAGGACTTCGAACAGCTCCGCGAAATGTACGGCGACGACAAACTTCTGGAGGAATAA
- the lipA gene encoding lipoyl synthase: protein MSRSRKPDWLKMRPPSGQQFTKIKQTLREHNLHTVCEEASCPNLGDCWSGRNGPGTATFMLMGDRCSRGCNFCDVQTGGMEPLDKDEPTNVAEAIAEIGLDYVVLTSVDRDDLPDQGAGHFAETIREIKRRDPGILVEVLIPDFQGEPELVRKIIDAKPDVIAHNIETCERLQWPVRDKRAAYDQSLSVLEQVVDESEIYTKTSIMLGVGEYDHEVYQTLSDLRESDVDIVTLGQYLQPSRRHLDVTEFVHPDRFDVWRQVAEEELGFLYCASGPMVRSSYKAGELFVDAILREGKTVEQAREEARAASHSA from the coding sequence ATGAGTCGCTCGCGGAAGCCTGACTGGCTGAAGATGCGTCCACCATCCGGCCAGCAGTTTACCAAAATCAAGCAAACCCTGCGCGAGCACAACCTCCACACCGTGTGCGAGGAGGCCAGTTGTCCGAATCTCGGTGACTGTTGGAGCGGTCGCAACGGGCCGGGCACGGCGACGTTCATGCTGATGGGCGACCGCTGTTCGCGGGGCTGTAACTTCTGTGACGTACAGACCGGCGGGATGGAACCGCTCGACAAAGACGAACCCACGAACGTGGCAGAGGCAATCGCCGAGATTGGCTTAGACTACGTCGTGCTCACCTCGGTCGACCGCGACGACCTTCCCGACCAAGGGGCGGGCCACTTCGCAGAGACCATCCGCGAAATCAAGCGCCGCGACCCGGGCATTCTCGTCGAAGTCCTGATTCCTGACTTCCAAGGCGAACCCGAGTTGGTGCGAAAAATCATCGACGCAAAACCGGACGTCATCGCGCACAACATCGAGACGTGCGAACGCCTCCAGTGGCCAGTCCGGGACAAACGGGCGGCCTACGACCAGAGTCTCTCGGTGCTCGAACAGGTCGTAGACGAGTCTGAAATTTACACGAAAACGAGCATCATGCTCGGCGTTGGCGAGTACGACCACGAGGTGTACCAGACGCTCTCTGACCTCCGTGAGTCGGACGTTGACATCGTCACCCTCGGCCAGTATCTCCAGCCGTCGCGTCGTCACCTCGATGTGACCGAGTTCGTCCACCCAGACCGATTCGACGTCTGGCGACAGGTGGCAGAAGAAGAGCTCGGTTTCCTCTACTGTGCCAGCGGGCCGATGGTTCGTTCTTCGTACAAGGCTGGCGAGCTGTTCGTGGATGCAATCTTGCGGGAAGGCAAGACCGTAGAACAGGCCCGCGAAGAGGCACGGGCCGCCTCACATTCGGCCTGA
- a CDS encoding MATE family efflux transporter — protein sequence MWRPNFTLSPADITDGPLLRALLVLSTPLLVQNFVQVVVQIVDLIFLGRLSGDAVAAVGLAAPAMALLFSLSIFIPYVGTQIRVSQRIGGDNLAGARQSFGAGIYIALGMGVLLGALAFVAARPLTSLLVSANPMSVDGTVPAMAVAYLGVIALGLPLIALGDTLEAGLVAWGDSRASLWMNLTAVVVNIVLDPLLIFGYGPIEGFGVAGAALATVIGYTTGMGLGLVFILRGRNGGMLSDQSFVFDVAELRSIFSVGLPTAVQQSANQIVRLIIVVVVFAVGGVAGIAAYVVGARVASVAFIPAQGLQQAAQSIVGQNLGAKNLTRAKQTTWLGVRLAAGGLGLIGLVQWLFPVALTTLFVPELSADSLALSVEYLRILAYGYPALGAIYLFQAGFNGASRTKVSMYASLIQYWGVRLPIAAVGGLVLTFGMDAVFWAVTLSNIAAAVGLGVYFYHSTSSGMFKRASASAAD from the coding sequence ATGTGGCGTCCAAACTTTACCCTCTCTCCGGCTGACATCACTGATGGGCCGTTACTCCGCGCGTTGCTGGTTCTCTCGACGCCGCTACTGGTGCAGAACTTCGTGCAAGTTGTTGTTCAGATTGTTGACCTCATCTTCCTCGGTCGGCTGAGCGGCGACGCTGTGGCCGCCGTTGGGCTTGCGGCTCCCGCGATGGCGCTTTTGTTCTCGCTCTCTATTTTCATTCCCTACGTCGGGACACAGATTCGCGTCTCACAACGCATCGGCGGCGATAACCTCGCTGGCGCCCGCCAGTCGTTCGGTGCTGGCATCTACATCGCCCTCGGGATGGGTGTCCTGCTCGGCGCACTCGCCTTTGTCGCCGCCCGGCCGCTCACGTCGCTCCTCGTGAGCGCGAACCCGATGAGCGTCGACGGGACGGTTCCCGCGATGGCCGTGGCGTATCTCGGTGTGATTGCGCTCGGTCTCCCGCTTATCGCCCTCGGCGACACGCTCGAAGCCGGGTTGGTCGCGTGGGGTGACTCGCGTGCGTCGCTCTGGATGAACCTCACCGCGGTCGTCGTGAACATCGTGTTAGACCCACTGCTCATCTTCGGCTACGGCCCAATCGAGGGCTTTGGTGTCGCGGGGGCGGCGCTTGCAACGGTCATTGGCTACACCACGGGGATGGGCCTTGGCCTCGTGTTCATCCTCCGCGGGCGCAACGGCGGGATGCTCTCTGACCAGTCGTTCGTGTTCGACGTGGCGGAACTGCGCTCCATCTTCAGTGTGGGGCTTCCCACGGCCGTCCAACAGAGCGCGAACCAGATTGTGCGCCTCATCATCGTCGTCGTCGTCTTCGCTGTTGGCGGTGTCGCGGGTATCGCAGCCTACGTCGTCGGTGCGCGCGTGGCGAGTGTTGCGTTCATCCCCGCACAGGGTCTGCAACAAGCCGCCCAGAGCATCGTCGGGCAGAATCTCGGGGCGAAAAATCTAACGCGGGCGAAACAGACGACGTGGCTCGGGGTTCGCCTCGCCGCCGGTGGGCTCGGGCTCATTGGGCTTGTCCAGTGGCTGTTCCCCGTTGCGCTCACGACGCTGTTCGTCCCCGAACTCTCAGCAGACAGCCTCGCGCTCTCGGTCGAGTACCTGCGCATTCTCGCCTACGGCTACCCCGCGCTGGGGGCAATCTACCTGTTTCAGGCGGGGTTCAACGGCGCAAGCCGGACGAAAGTCAGCATGTACGCCTCGCTCATCCAGTACTGGGGCGTGCGTCTGCCTATCGCCGCCGTTGGCGGCCTCGTCCTCACGTTTGGGATGGACGCCGTGTTCTGGGCGGTGACGCTCTCGAACATCGCCGCCGCCGTTGGGCTTGGCGTCTACTTCTATCACTCTACGAGCAGTGGCATGTTCAAACGGGCGAGTGCAAGCGCGGCCGACTAG
- a CDS encoding DEAD/DEAH box helicase, whose protein sequence is MKVAEAIPQFEAVFPFEEFNQMQREALPAILHREENLVASAPTASGKTALAELAICKALADGGKALFIAPLRALTNEKESEWERFEDLGYSVYVVTGERDLNSRRAERADILVMTPEKTDSATRKHDSPRYSFITDVTCCVIDEVHLLDSDRRGSVLEVTVSRLRRLCNPRIVALSATMPNIQDVADWLGAVPETTLEFDDAYRPVDLHADVQTYTHGDNSFADKYRRLYRAIDLAEPHIRDGGQSLVFVASRQDTVQAAKKARDELAERDIPIGARGDYDFHTDAQKLQNNTLKNSVTDGVAFHHAGLSKEDKDAVEKWFREGKIQLLFSTSTLAWGVNLPARCVVIRDTKLHDPLEGEVDMSPLDVLQMLGRAGRPGYDDVGYGWVVCDRSEADKYRNLLREGKEIESRLADDLDAHLNAEISMGTLRDLDDVMSWLDTTFYAVRARSKPAEYDFDGLRDRVRNALSGLVSRGFVEMDDNLGVDGTGLGVLASKFYLRLATAERFKRLADRDFIDEASILETVACAAEFDSVSARQSERDAINAILVGQNTPDSMEPGQRKVLAILRASMNGGTPPELRSDAWVIQQNARRLLAAMQSFLERFDTAETANLARRVEARVETGISSAAVGLTAIDGVGSGRAHKLAGEGIETPEDVRAAGVDGLIDAGLSEGVAERVFKAARKLPSVELDWGDFPTTISKGQNDMREVHVKNTSGGARAGLRVTGNDTEVSAKASYLGEDTLLVPVFGGNFEEIEYAVHVAFPDLPLLPQVERKTVRVD, encoded by the coding sequence GTGAAAGTCGCAGAGGCAATCCCGCAGTTCGAAGCCGTGTTCCCGTTCGAGGAGTTCAACCAGATGCAACGCGAGGCGTTGCCCGCGATTTTACACCGCGAGGAGAACCTCGTTGCGAGCGCGCCCACGGCGAGTGGCAAAACCGCCCTCGCAGAACTCGCTATCTGTAAAGCCCTCGCAGACGGTGGCAAGGCGCTGTTCATCGCGCCGCTTCGCGCGCTCACCAACGAGAAGGAATCTGAGTGGGAACGCTTCGAAGACCTCGGCTACTCCGTCTACGTCGTCACGGGCGAACGCGACCTGAACTCCCGGCGCGCAGAGCGCGCAGACATCCTCGTGATGACGCCCGAGAAGACGGACTCGGCCACCCGCAAACACGACTCGCCGCGCTACTCGTTCATCACCGACGTCACCTGTTGTGTCATCGACGAGGTGCACCTGCTCGACTCAGACCGCCGTGGCAGCGTCCTTGAAGTCACTGTCTCGCGTCTCCGTCGGCTGTGTAATCCGCGCATCGTCGCGCTCTCTGCGACCATGCCGAACATCCAAGACGTCGCCGACTGGCTCGGTGCGGTGCCAGAAACGACGCTCGAATTCGATGACGCCTACCGCCCGGTTGACCTCCACGCAGACGTCCAGACGTACACCCACGGGGACAACTCGTTTGCAGACAAGTACCGCCGCCTGTATCGCGCCATCGACCTCGCAGAGCCGCATATCAGAGACGGCGGGCAATCGCTCGTGTTCGTCGCCAGCCGTCAGGATACGGTGCAGGCGGCGAAAAAAGCCCGCGACGAACTCGCAGAGCGCGACATCCCGATTGGCGCACGCGGCGACTACGATTTTCATACGGACGCCCAAAAACTCCAGAACAACACGCTCAAAAATTCGGTGACCGATGGGGTCGCGTTCCACCACGCAGGGCTCTCGAAAGAGGACAAGGACGCCGTCGAAAAGTGGTTCCGCGAGGGGAAGATTCAGCTTTTATTCTCCACGTCCACGCTCGCGTGGGGCGTAAACCTGCCAGCAAGATGTGTCGTCATCCGCGACACCAAACTCCACGACCCACTCGAAGGCGAGGTGGACATGAGCCCCCTCGACGTGCTCCAGATGCTCGGGCGCGCCGGGCGACCGGGCTACGACGACGTGGGCTACGGCTGGGTGGTCTGTGACCGCTCTGAAGCCGACAAGTACCGCAACCTGCTCCGCGAGGGCAAGGAAATCGAATCCCGCCTCGCAGACGACTTGGACGCCCACCTGAACGCGGAAATCTCGATGGGAACCCTTCGAGACTTAGACGACGTGATGAGCTGGCTCGACACCACGTTCTACGCCGTCCGCGCCCGCTCGAAACCGGCCGAATACGACTTTGACGGCCTCCGCGACCGCGTGCGAAACGCGCTCTCGGGACTCGTTTCTAGAGGATTCGTCGAGATGGACGACAATTTGGGCGTGGATGGAACCGGCCTCGGCGTTCTCGCCTCGAAATTCTACCTCCGACTCGCCACCGCAGAACGCTTCAAACGCCTCGCAGACCGGGATTTCATCGACGAAGCGTCTATCTTAGAAACCGTCGCTTGCGCCGCCGAATTCGACAGCGTGAGCGCGCGCCAGTCAGAGCGCGACGCCATCAACGCCATCCTCGTCGGGCAGAACACGCCAGACAGCATGGAACCCGGTCAGCGCAAAGTGCTCGCCATCCTCAGAGCCAGCATGAACGGCGGGACGCCGCCGGAACTCCGAAGCGATGCGTGGGTCATCCAGCAGAACGCCCGCCGCCTGCTCGCGGCGATGCAGTCGTTCTTAGAACGCTTCGACACCGCGGAGACTGCGAACCTCGCCCGCCGCGTCGAAGCCCGCGTCGAAACCGGGATTTCGAGCGCTGCCGTTGGCCTCACCGCCATCGACGGCGTCGGCTCGGGGCGTGCGCACAAACTCGCTGGAGAGGGCATCGAAACGCCAGAAGACGTGCGCGCCGCAGGCGTAGACGGCCTCATCGATGCCGGGCTCTCTGAGGGTGTCGCAGAGCGGGTCTTCAAAGCCGCCCGCAAACTCCCGAGCGTCGAACTCGACTGGGGCGACTTCCCGACAACAATCTCAAAAGGCCAAAACGACATGCGCGAAGTCCACGTCAAAAACACCAGTGGCGGCGCGCGCGCCGGCCTTCGAGTCACGGGCAACGACACGGAAGTTTCTGCGAAGGCGTCGTATCTTGGCGAAGACACGCTGCTCGTTCCCGTCTTCGGCGGGAATTTCGAGGAGATTGAGTACGCCGTCCACGTCGCGTTCCCCGACCTGCCGCTGTTGCCGCAAGTCGAGCGAAAAACCGTTCGCGTGGACTGA
- a CDS encoding DUF91 domain-containing protein, whose translation MPDSIRVLAGDCTISVDGTREQTARGHVVVVAKPDNTLLVHDADGYQPVAWLTRAETLSVSDAAIIATDGDETLTVTIHDEHTEARVPASNAGTPVGTCPACKSSLVKTRKSVSCLGCDAAFGLPQHAEILDEQCADCGLPQMRATHGNAFELCIDRSCESLDALIQAEFDRKWQCPECDGDLHILRRGSLIAGCENYPECETGFAFPTGLHAGDCPCGLPQFETASGHQCLDATCDAV comes from the coding sequence ATGCCCGACTCGATTCGCGTCCTCGCTGGCGACTGTACGATTAGCGTCGACGGAACCCGCGAACAGACCGCCCGCGGCCACGTCGTCGTGGTCGCAAAGCCCGACAACACACTGCTCGTCCACGACGCAGACGGCTACCAACCCGTCGCGTGGCTCACCCGCGCAGAAACGCTCTCTGTGAGCGATGCGGCCATCATCGCCACAGACGGCGACGAGACGCTCACGGTCACAATCCACGACGAGCACACCGAAGCCCGCGTTCCGGCGAGCAACGCGGGGACACCGGTAGGCACGTGTCCCGCGTGCAAGAGTTCGCTCGTTAAAACTCGAAAGTCTGTCTCCTGTCTCGGTTGCGATGCCGCCTTCGGTCTCCCGCAGCACGCAGAAATTCTGGACGAGCAGTGCGCCGACTGCGGCCTTCCACAAATGCGCGCCACCCACGGCAACGCATTCGAGCTCTGTATCGACCGGTCGTGTGAGTCACTCGATGCGCTGATTCAGGCCGAGTTCGACAGGAAATGGCAGTGTCCAGAGTGCGATGGCGACCTGCACATCCTCCGACGGGGCAGTCTCATCGCAGGCTGTGAAAACTACCCGGAGTGCGAGACTGGCTTCGCGTTCCCGACCGGCCTGCACGCGGGCGACTGTCCGTGTGGCCTGCCCCAATTCGAAACGGCGTCGGGCCATCAGTGTCTCGACGCCACCTGCGACGCCGTCTGA
- the endA gene encoding tRNA-intron lyase, protein MNGTLEDGVVRVGGNARQQYYDARGYGRPLGGNEVELDPVEAAHLLFRGDLDTVDGMDFQAFFSHVTGDGFAVRFQVYRDLRDRGFYLSPAREGWVEPTGDEDFVVFPRGNGPWNDEIAYRVRAVGERQRVPAASLGDLVLAVVDEEGEITYFDTDDLDIEGTSTFDLPACSGTLIDDRVVVWEPPSDLYTAAFYGQPLGGRRMEDGPVQLSLLEAAYLADNGTLSVEGGADALRAHGHAVEGDRFDRRLTVYTELRDRNVVPKTGFKFGADFRTYAAVESVSDLSHSEYLIRVLERDHAFALRELALDVRLAHGVRKRMVFALTDANDGTETWLSVGRLTP, encoded by the coding sequence ATGAACGGCACGCTCGAAGACGGCGTCGTCCGGGTTGGCGGAAACGCCCGCCAGCAGTACTACGACGCCCGTGGTTACGGCCGCCCGCTCGGGGGCAACGAGGTCGAACTCGACCCCGTCGAAGCGGCGCATCTGCTCTTTCGCGGCGACCTCGACACAGTCGATGGAATGGACTTTCAGGCGTTCTTCTCCCACGTCACTGGCGACGGCTTCGCCGTCCGCTTTCAGGTCTACCGCGACCTCCGCGACCGCGGCTTCTATCTCTCCCCCGCACGCGAGGGCTGGGTCGAACCGACCGGCGACGAGGACTTCGTGGTCTTCCCCCGCGGCAACGGCCCGTGGAACGACGAGATTGCCTACCGCGTCCGCGCCGTTGGCGAGCGCCAGCGCGTTCCGGCGGCTTCCCTTGGCGACCTCGTTCTCGCTGTGGTGGACGAGGAGGGTGAAATCACCTACTTCGACACCGACGACCTCGACATCGAGGGCACCTCGACGTTCGATTTACCCGCCTGTTCGGGGACGCTCATCGACGACCGTGTCGTCGTCTGGGAGCCGCCGAGCGACCTCTATACGGCTGCGTTCTACGGCCAGCCACTCGGCGGCCGCCGGATGGAAGACGGCCCGGTGCAACTCTCGTTGCTCGAAGCCGCGTATCTCGCCGACAACGGGACGCTCTCGGTCGAAGGAGGTGCAGACGCGCTCAGAGCACACGGCCACGCCGTCGAAGGCGACCGCTTCGACCGACGGCTGACGGTGTACACCGAACTGCGCGACCGGAACGTCGTCCCCAAGACGGGCTTCAAATTCGGCGCTGACTTTCGGACCTACGCAGCGGTGGAATCCGTCTCCGACCTGAGCCACTCTGAGTACCTGATTCGGGTGCTCGAACGCGACCACGCCTTCGCCCTGCGCGAGTTGGCGCTCGACGTGCGCCTCGCCCACGGGGTCAGAAAACGAATGGTTTTTGCGCTGACGGATGCGAACGACGGAACAGAGACCTGGTTGTCGGTAGGTCGACTCACACCATGA
- a CDS encoding tryptophan--tRNA ligase produces MTRDTEHDTGATGETDATTLDPWGSSTIADYRKLFEEFGIEEFDDLLGDVEHPHYLMRRGVIFGHRDYRAVLEAMAAGKPTAALSGFMPTGDPHIGHKLVFDEIIWHQQQGADAYALIADLEAHAARGLSWEEIDEHSRDYLLSLLALGFDPEKGELYRQSENRGLQDLAFELGIKANFSELENIYGFDGETDVSHMQSVVTQMADILYPQLDEPKPTVIPVGPDQDPHVRLARDLAARMRYFGVTKAFASFEASGDELELLGAAYGALSADDGETVRCEDAAAWLREHGNPADDGFDSVVAKLDSAGKEPLEPRVRFVDRNATPEAFDALIEAVSGEKRVYDEHIDSFELTREEAEELARSVELDTGGYGFYAPSSIYHRFMTGLTGGKMSSSIPASHISLLDDPQDGYDKVKSATTGGRSTAEEQRELGGEADKCPVYELYAYLLAADDDAFAKKVYDECVGGERLCGGCKEQAAELMKEFLEDHQEKRAEVEHLLEDADIELVSSRR; encoded by the coding sequence ATGACACGCGATACAGAACATGACACGGGAGCAACGGGCGAGACAGATGCGACGACGCTCGACCCGTGGGGTTCGTCGACCATCGCTGACTACCGCAAACTGTTCGAGGAGTTCGGCATCGAGGAGTTCGACGACCTGCTCGGGGACGTGGAACATCCACATTACCTGATGCGCCGCGGGGTCATCTTTGGCCACCGCGACTACCGCGCTGTCCTTGAGGCAATGGCCGCGGGCAAGCCAACCGCCGCGCTCTCGGGGTTCATGCCGACGGGCGACCCGCACATCGGCCACAAACTCGTCTTTGACGAAATCATCTGGCATCAACAGCAGGGCGCAGACGCCTACGCCCTGATCGCAGACTTAGAAGCCCACGCCGCCCGCGGCCTCTCGTGGGAAGAAATCGACGAGCACTCTCGCGATTACCTGCTGAGCCTGCTCGCGCTCGGTTTCGACCCCGAGAAGGGCGAACTCTACCGCCAATCCGAGAACCGCGGCCTGCAAGACCTCGCCTTCGAACTCGGCATCAAGGCCAACTTCTCCGAATTGGAGAACATCTACGGCTTCGACGGCGAGACGGACGTCTCGCACATGCAGAGCGTCGTCACACAGATGGCGGACATCCTGTACCCGCAACTCGACGAGCCAAAGCCGACGGTTATTCCGGTCGGCCCCGACCAAGACCCGCACGTTCGCCTCGCCCGCGACCTTGCGGCGCGGATGCGTTATTTCGGCGTCACCAAAGCCTTCGCCAGTTTCGAGGCGAGCGGCGACGAACTCGAACTGCTCGGGGCGGCCTACGGCGCGCTTTCTGCGGACGATGGCGAAACGGTCCGCTGTGAGGACGCCGCAGCGTGGCTCCGCGAACACGGCAATCCCGCAGACGACGGCTTCGACAGCGTCGTCGCCAAACTCGACTCTGCGGGCAAAGAGCCGCTCGAACCACGGGTCAGGTTCGTTGACCGAAATGCGACACCCGAGGCGTTCGACGCGCTCATCGAAGCCGTCTCTGGCGAAAAACGCGTCTACGACGAGCACATCGACTCGTTCGAACTCACCCGCGAGGAGGCAGAGGAGTTGGCTCGCAGCGTGGAACTCGACACCGGCGGCTACGGCTTCTACGCGCCGTCCTCGATTTACCACCGCTTCATGACCGGCCTCACGGGCGGGAAGATGTCCTCTTCGATTCCGGCGAGTCACATCAGCCTGCTCGACGACCCACAGGACGGCTACGACAAGGTGAAATCCGCGACGACGGGCGGCCGTTCGACCGCAGAAGAACAGCGCGAACTCGGTGGCGAGGCCGACAAGTGTCCGGTGTACGAACTGTACGCCTACCTGCTCGCGGCCGACGACGACGCCTTCGCGAAGAAAGTCTACGACGAGTGTGTCGGCGGCGAACGCCTCTGCGGTGGCTGTAAAGAGCAGGCCGCAGAGCTGATGAAGGAGTTCTTAGAAGACCACCAAGAAAAGCGCGCAGAGGTCGAACATCTCCTCGAGGACGCGGACATCGAACTCGTCTCGTCGCGCCGCTGA
- a CDS encoding methyltransferase domain-containing protein — translation MSTVRAACPKPAAQMNATYADDTVIEWNDFYENGEYERIAYIGEEAMPKLLRRFFERHGAPESFASIGCGPAAAEFALAPDYPDTAFYGYDISEAVIEDNATHAAREGLSNMHFDVASLPNLGIDRRFDVVYCLATLYFVDGVDDSVNALYDLVKPGGYLIFNYPNRYTMWTFDAAFEGSRRDLFHRVVDGKNLLSYERIRHLLDANPKSYWKLMDAEALPFVGRDTPCVYLRKPEN, via the coding sequence GTGAGTACAGTCCGGGCAGCCTGCCCGAAACCCGCCGCACAAATGAACGCAACCTACGCAGACGACACGGTCATCGAATGGAACGATTTCTACGAAAACGGCGAATACGAGCGTATCGCCTACATCGGCGAGGAGGCGATGCCGAAGCTTCTCCGCCGGTTTTTCGAGCGCCACGGCGCGCCCGAGAGCTTCGCCTCCATCGGCTGTGGCCCGGCGGCTGCCGAGTTCGCCCTCGCCCCAGACTACCCGGACACCGCGTTCTACGGGTACGACATCTCAGAAGCCGTCATCGAGGACAACGCCACCCACGCTGCCCGCGAAGGACTCTCGAACATGCACTTCGACGTGGCGAGTCTTCCAAATCTCGGCATCGACCGCCGCTTCGACGTGGTGTACTGTCTCGCCACGCTCTACTTTGTGGACGGCGTCGATGACTCGGTGAACGCCCTCTACGACCTCGTCAAACCCGGTGGCTACCTCATCTTCAACTACCCGAATCGGTACACGATGTGGACGTTCGACGCGGCGTTCGAAGGCAGTCGCCGCGACCTGTTCCACCGTGTCGTCGACGGCAAAAACCTGCTCTCCTACGAGCGCATTCGGCACCTGCTCGACGCGAACCCCAAGAGCTACTGGAAGCTGATGGATGCAGAAGCACTCCCCTTTGTCGGCCGTGACACGCCGTGTGTCTACCTGCGAAAACCAGAGAATTAG